The Litoreibacter ponti genome includes a window with the following:
- the malQ gene encoding 4-alpha-glucanotransferase: MAEDIVARAAHYGILPRYIDQMEQVRETSPETAAALLAAMGIDPEDGLPSKRTLPRYLVVETSTKPNLAMPDGAWELTFEDGAQLEGQDALPALPLGIHRLDIGRERCWLLSAPASLPLPEPCWGMIVPLAGLRTAEQGGVGDYRDLGQLGQDLGGLGASYLGVNPVHAGFPTAPEGFSPYTPSHRRRLSSLYLPTTGHTPGGDLIDFRTEIPRHMTALRAEFDTRENWPGFEAYLTREGEGLTRFATHQALSDRNGPYWCDWPEELQDPGSDAVARAQDDLQSEILFHAWLQWRAEEELRAAHAQAKAGGMEMGLYLDLAVGTHPFGAETWEDRESFAFGASLGAPADAFSKEGQNWGLAPLDPNALIESGFRPLAETLRRQLSFAGVLRIDHILGFERAFWVPEGAPGGYVQMPTDAMLAVARIEAARAGAVIVGEDLGNIPDGLQQDLARSGILGCRVAVFEKDMGPPITFRGPKAYDAATIASFSTHDLPTWAGWREGAEIDARRDIGDIDAMQAEDMQRERTLEVAAFDALAGTSGDSPDAMHAFLAKAPARLVALQIENILDIEAQPNLPGTVDAYPNWRQRLPVGHDALAQDERVQRAAQIMAKAGR; the protein is encoded by the coding sequence ATGGCTGAGGACATCGTCGCCCGCGCTGCGCACTATGGCATTCTGCCACGCTACATCGACCAGATGGAACAGGTGCGCGAAACGTCCCCTGAAACTGCCGCAGCTTTGCTCGCGGCGATGGGGATCGACCCCGAGGATGGTCTTCCTTCGAAACGCACGCTGCCGCGATATCTTGTGGTCGAGACCAGTACGAAACCCAATCTGGCGATGCCCGATGGGGCTTGGGAGCTTACCTTCGAGGATGGCGCGCAGCTCGAAGGGCAAGATGCGCTGCCCGCTTTGCCGCTTGGTATTCACCGACTGGATATCGGACGTGAGCGGTGCTGGCTTCTCTCTGCGCCCGCCTCCTTGCCGTTGCCCGAGCCTTGCTGGGGAATGATCGTGCCTTTGGCGGGACTGCGCACGGCAGAGCAGGGCGGTGTCGGGGACTACCGCGACCTCGGGCAATTGGGTCAGGATCTGGGCGGGCTGGGAGCGTCCTATTTGGGCGTGAACCCGGTCCATGCGGGATTTCCGACCGCGCCCGAAGGCTTCAGCCCCTACACCCCCTCGCATCGGCGTCGTCTGAGCAGCCTGTATCTGCCGACGACAGGACACACGCCCGGGGGCGATTTGATCGATTTCCGCACTGAAATTCCCCGCCACATGACAGCGCTTCGCGCAGAGTTCGACACGCGCGAAAACTGGCCCGGGTTCGAGGCGTATCTGACCCGCGAGGGCGAGGGTCTGACCCGCTTCGCGACCCATCAGGCGCTGTCGGACCGGAACGGTCCCTATTGGTGCGATTGGCCCGAGGAGTTGCAAGACCCCGGCAGTGACGCGGTCGCCCGCGCGCAGGATGACCTGCAGTCAGAAATCCTCTTTCACGCGTGGCTGCAATGGCGCGCGGAGGAAGAGCTGCGCGCTGCGCATGCCCAAGCCAAGGCTGGTGGAATGGAGATGGGCTTGTATCTTGATCTCGCCGTCGGCACGCATCCGTTCGGCGCGGAAACCTGGGAGGACCGCGAAAGTTTTGCTTTTGGTGCGTCTCTTGGCGCACCGGCGGATGCGTTCTCGAAGGAGGGGCAAAACTGGGGCCTCGCGCCGCTCGACCCGAACGCCTTGATCGAAAGTGGTTTCCGCCCTCTGGCGGAGACGCTGCGGCGGCAGCTATCCTTTGCGGGCGTGCTGCGCATTGATCATATCCTTGGCTTCGAGCGTGCGTTCTGGGTACCGGAGGGCGCCCCTGGCGGTTATGTTCAGATGCCCACCGATGCGATGCTGGCCGTCGCCCGGATCGAGGCGGCGCGCGCGGGTGCAGTGATCGTCGGCGAAGATCTGGGCAACATCCCCGACGGCTTGCAGCAGGATCTGGCGCGCTCCGGCATCTTGGGGTGCCGCGTGGCGGTGTTCGAGAAGGACATGGGTCCACCGATCACATTCCGCGGGCCAAAGGCCTATGACGCCGCTACGATCGCGAGCTTCTCGACCCATGATCTGCCCACCTGGGCAGGCTGGCGCGAAGGCGCGGAAATCGATGCGCGACGCGACATCGGCGACATAGATGCGATGCAAGCAGAAGACATGCAGCGAGAGCGGACGCTCGAAGTCGCGGCCTTCGACGCCCTGGCCGGAACCAGCGGCGACAGTCCCGACGCGATGCACGCCTTCTTGGCCAAGGCCCCGGCGCGGCTGGTCGCACTGCAGATCGAGAACATATTGGACATTGAGGCGCAGCCGAACCTGCCCGGCACGGTGGACGCCTATCCCAACTGGCGGCAGCGCCTGCCAGTTGGACATGACGCGCTGGCTCAGGACGAGCGGGTCCAGCGCGCGGCGCAGATCATGGCGAAGGCCGGGCGATAG
- the glgX gene encoding glycogen debranching protein GlgX gives MTPDLSMTEGRAAPLGATFDGDGVNFAVFSGHARRMYLCLFSPDGKTETHRLELRERDGEVWHGYISGLRPGQRYAFRADGPYAPKDGHRFNVNKLLLDPYAKRLTGHPEWHDALMGYTVGHKDKDLSFDTRDSAPYMPRCVVEDPSFAWGETTPPDTPIDQTIIYEAHVKGLTALHPAAEPKGTFLGLASDRMLDHLTDLGITAIELLPSQAFLNDRFLVDKGLVNYWGYQTLGFFAPEPRYLSQGQIWEFQHMVARLHSAGIEVIMDVVYNHTCEGDHTGPTLSFRGLDNASYYRLHEDQRHYINDTGTGNTLNLEHPMVLRMVMDSLRYWVEVMGVDGFRFDLCSTLGRTATGFDPGAAFFDALRQDPVLTRTKLIAEPWDIGPGGYQVGAFPPPFLEWNDKFRDGVRRFWRGDAGQSRQVAGWVMGSAQQFDHSGRPATASVNLITAHDGFTLADLTAYNQKHNMANGEGGRDGHGENYSDNFGVEGPTEDDAINAARARRRRNLMATLLLSQGTPMILAGDELGNSQGGNNNAYCQDNEIGWVDWPGADAEMLAFTKQLIALRKAQPILRQKRFLHSRERVSDGLEDLFWLRPDGAPMGVEDWQDDSRKMVCAEMRMASGTPNYGLETTAVYIALNAGEAVEVTLPKVSSGWAWSLGVDTARPGVEGETATRFTVAADSMVAFVLQPEARDG, from the coding sequence ATGACCCCTGACCTTTCGATGACCGAGGGGCGCGCCGCTCCGCTTGGCGCGACCTTTGACGGCGATGGCGTGAATTTTGCCGTTTTCTCCGGCCACGCGCGGCGCATGTATCTGTGCCTTTTCTCTCCGGACGGAAAGACCGAGACCCACAGGTTGGAACTGCGCGAGCGCGACGGGGAGGTGTGGCATGGATATATCTCCGGCCTGCGTCCCGGGCAGCGGTACGCGTTCCGGGCCGACGGCCCCTACGCGCCCAAGGACGGGCACCGCTTCAATGTCAACAAACTGCTCCTCGATCCCTATGCAAAGCGGCTGACGGGACATCCCGAATGGCACGACGCGCTGATGGGCTACACCGTTGGCCACAAGGACAAGGACCTCAGTTTCGATACGCGTGACAGCGCGCCGTATATGCCCCGCTGTGTGGTCGAAGACCCCAGCTTCGCATGGGGCGAGACGACCCCGCCGGATACGCCGATCGACCAGACAATCATTTACGAGGCCCATGTGAAGGGCCTGACCGCCTTGCATCCTGCGGCGGAGCCGAAGGGGACGTTTCTTGGCCTCGCGTCTGACCGGATGCTGGATCACCTGACAGACCTTGGCATTACCGCCATCGAACTGCTTCCAAGCCAGGCGTTTCTGAACGACCGTTTTCTGGTCGACAAAGGGCTTGTGAATTACTGGGGCTACCAGACGCTGGGCTTCTTCGCGCCCGAGCCGCGCTACCTTTCCCAAGGGCAAATCTGGGAGTTCCAGCACATGGTCGCGCGCCTGCATTCCGCAGGGATCGAGGTGATCATGGATGTGGTCTACAATCACACCTGCGAGGGTGATCACACTGGCCCCACGCTGAGCTTTCGCGGGCTCGACAATGCTAGCTACTACCGGCTGCATGAGGACCAGCGCCACTACATCAATGACACCGGCACCGGCAACACGCTGAACCTCGAACATCCCATGGTGCTGCGCATGGTGATGGACAGCCTGCGCTACTGGGTGGAGGTGATGGGCGTCGATGGCTTCCGTTTCGATCTGTGCTCGACCCTTGGGCGCACGGCCACGGGCTTCGATCCCGGCGCGGCCTTCTTTGATGCGCTCCGCCAAGACCCGGTTCTGACCCGCACCAAGCTGATCGCGGAGCCGTGGGATATCGGCCCCGGGGGCTATCAGGTCGGGGCCTTCCCGCCGCCTTTCCTCGAATGGAACGACAAGTTTCGCGACGGGGTACGCCGCTTCTGGCGCGGCGATGCGGGGCAGTCCCGACAGGTCGCCGGGTGGGTGATGGGCTCTGCCCAGCAATTCGACCATTCGGGCCGACCCGCGACCGCGTCTGTCAATCTGATCACCGCCCATGACGGCTTCACGCTGGCCGATCTGACCGCCTACAACCAGAAGCACAACATGGCCAATGGCGAGGGTGGGCGCGACGGTCATGGCGAGAACTACTCAGACAATTTCGGTGTGGAAGGTCCGACGGAAGACGATGCCATCAATGCGGCGCGCGCCCGGCGCAGGCGGAACCTGATGGCAACACTGCTGCTGTCTCAGGGCACGCCGATGATCCTGGCCGGGGATGAGCTGGGAAATAGCCAGGGCGGCAACAACAACGCCTATTGCCAAGACAACGAGATCGGATGGGTCGATTGGCCCGGCGCCGATGCCGAGATGCTGGCCTTTACCAAGCAGCTCATCGCCTTGCGCAAGGCCCAGCCAATCCTGCGGCAGAAGCGGTTTTTGCATTCGCGCGAGCGCGTTTCTGACGGTCTGGAGGACCTGTTCTGGCTGCGCCCAGATGGTGCGCCGATGGGCGTTGAAGACTGGCAGGACGACAGCCGCAAGATGGTCTGCGCCGAGATGCGCATGGCCTCCGGCACGCCGAATTACGGGTTGGAGACGACCGCGGTCTATATTGCGTTGAACGCGGGCGAAGCGGTCGAGGTCACTTTGCCCAAGGTGTCTTCTGGATGGGCGTGGAGCCTTGGGGTCGATACCGCGCGCCCGGGTGTCGAGGGCGAGACCGCCACGCGCTTCACGGTCGCGGCCGACAGCATGGTGGCCTTCGTCTTGCAGCCGGAGGCCCGCGATGGCTGA
- a CDS encoding lysophospholipid acyltransferase family protein, whose protein sequence is MHHVIDPLIEDRAPWLFQGTPAAKAARWLAERALRYRKTLGVAEMVADMPTAEIMSTMGNTLARKLDVAGLANIPSEGPALIVANHPTGIADGIILHHLIAARRPDLFIYANSDILRVLPQMEDLILPVEWRLDRRTHSKTKETLRLTAAAVEQGRPGLIFPSGRLAKRRLLKLHERPWMTSAAMMARKFGLPVIPINIQARNSALFYLLDMIHPTLRDITLFHETLNKHRQPYRIRVGRPILPQSLPKSAKDGTDLLRDACLSLGAQSKPAVSLVRTTGWLPKLT, encoded by the coding sequence ATGCATCATGTCATCGACCCGCTTATCGAAGACCGTGCGCCGTGGTTGTTCCAAGGCACGCCCGCGGCGAAGGCCGCACGTTGGCTTGCGGAGCGCGCGCTGCGCTACCGCAAGACGCTGGGGGTGGCCGAAATGGTCGCTGACATGCCGACCGCTGAGATCATGTCCACAATGGGCAACACGCTGGCGCGAAAACTGGACGTCGCCGGATTGGCAAACATTCCCTCTGAGGGCCCCGCACTGATCGTTGCCAACCACCCGACCGGCATCGCCGACGGCATCATCCTGCACCATCTTATCGCAGCCCGCAGGCCGGACCTGTTCATCTACGCAAACTCCGACATTCTGCGGGTCCTGCCCCAGATGGAGGACCTGATCCTGCCTGTGGAATGGCGGCTGGACCGGCGCACCCACAGCAAGACCAAGGAGACCCTGCGCCTGACCGCCGCAGCGGTGGAGCAGGGGAGGCCCGGGCTGATCTTCCCCTCCGGTCGACTTGCAAAGCGGCGTCTTCTGAAGCTGCATGAGCGCCCGTGGATGACATCCGCGGCAATGATGGCGCGCAAGTTCGGCTTGCCTGTCATCCCGATCAACATTCAGGCCCGCAACTCGGCGCTTTTCTACCTGCTGGACATGATCCACCCGACGCTGCGCGATATCACCCTGTTCCACGAGACGCTGAACAAGCACCGCCAGCCCTACCGCATCCGTGTGGGCCGCCCGATCCTGCCGCAATCTCTGCCGAAATCGGCCAAAGATGGCACAGATCTTTTGCGCGATGCCTGCCTCAGCCTTGGGGCGCAGTCGAAGCCTGCCGTCTCGCTCGTGCGCACGACCGGTTGGCTGCCCAAGCTGACCTGA
- a CDS encoding aminotransferase class III-fold pyridoxal phosphate-dependent enzyme encodes MKDDNFLNAHNARHMWHPMGHPGALQEKPPRVIKSADGSTITDLNGHSVVDGVGGLWCVNVGYSCQPIKDAIAAQVQELPYYSAFAGTTNAPAIELSYELREMFASDGMGRAFFTSGGSDAVETALRLARQYHKVRGDHGRTKFLSLKKGYHGTHFGGASVNGNNRFRINYEPLLPGCFHLPSPYPYRNPFGETDPARLAQLCAAAMVDEIEFQGADTIAAFIMEPIQGAGGVIVPHESFMGLMREICSRYGILMIADEVITGFGRTGDWSGSRHWGVQPDMMTMAKGITSGYFPFGACMVSDAVAEVFEQGDATDASIFHGYTYSAHPVGAAAALACIRESQRMAINENAAPRGTQLFEGLKALKDKHEMIGDVRGGHGLMAAVELVSDRDTKAPAAPETLTAVFNTAYEAGAMVRIGGNNLLMSPPLVITEQEITIILSALDEGLSAHGG; translated from the coding sequence ATGAAGGACGACAATTTCCTCAACGCCCATAACGCGCGCCATATGTGGCATCCGATGGGCCATCCCGGAGCGCTGCAAGAGAAGCCGCCCCGTGTCATCAAATCGGCCGATGGCTCGACGATCACCGATCTGAACGGTCATTCGGTCGTGGACGGCGTTGGCGGGCTGTGGTGCGTGAATGTCGGCTACTCCTGCCAGCCCATCAAGGACGCAATCGCCGCGCAAGTTCAGGAGCTGCCCTACTACTCTGCCTTTGCAGGCACGACCAATGCACCCGCGATTGAGCTCAGCTACGAGTTGCGCGAGATGTTCGCATCGGATGGGATGGGCCGCGCATTCTTCACCTCAGGCGGGTCGGACGCGGTCGAGACCGCTCTGCGGCTCGCACGCCAATATCACAAGGTCCGCGGCGATCATGGGCGCACGAAGTTCCTGTCGCTTAAGAAAGGCTACCACGGCACCCATTTTGGCGGCGCGTCGGTCAATGGCAACAACCGCTTCCGGATCAATTACGAGCCGCTGCTGCCGGGCTGCTTCCACCTCCCCTCGCCCTACCCCTATCGCAATCCCTTCGGCGAGACCGACCCCGCGCGGCTGGCGCAGCTTTGCGCGGCGGCCATGGTCGACGAGATCGAATTCCAGGGCGCCGACACGATCGCCGCCTTTATCATGGAGCCAATTCAGGGCGCGGGCGGTGTGATCGTCCCCCATGAAAGCTTCATGGGGCTGATGCGCGAGATTTGCAGCCGTTATGGCATCCTGATGATCGCCGACGAGGTGATCACCGGTTTCGGGCGCACCGGCGACTGGTCCGGCTCGCGTCATTGGGGCGTGCAGCCTGACATGATGACTATGGCAAAAGGCATCACGTCGGGCTACTTCCCGTTCGGCGCCTGCATGGTCTCCGACGCGGTCGCAGAGGTGTTTGAACAGGGCGACGCCACCGACGCGTCGATCTTTCATGGCTACACCTATTCCGCCCACCCGGTCGGTGCTGCCGCCGCCTTGGCGTGCATTCGTGAAAGCCAGCGCATGGCGATCAATGAGAACGCCGCTCCGCGTGGCACGCAGCTGTTCGAAGGCTTGAAGGCCCTCAAGGACAAGCACGAGATGATCGGGGATGTGCGCGGTGGGCATGGTTTGATGGCCGCGGTGGAGCTTGTCTCCGACCGCGACACGAAAGCCCCGGCCGCGCCTGAGACGCTTACCGCGGTCTTCAACACCGCCTACGAGGCCGGAGCGATGGTCCGCATTGGTGGCAACAACCTGTTGATGTCTCCGCCGCTGGTGATCACCGAGCAAGAGATAACTATCATCTTGTCGGCACTGGATGAGGGGCTTTCCGCCCACGGCGGCTGA
- the gghA gene encoding glucosylglycerol hydrolase, producing MTDLKDRISYDPDAANALRDRCRTFLNTASTRFGGEQQVARHLGGQVARNVATFGFWTPELLDHRVPDGDIFLEVLAPVGEVDLTRAQQNIQFQRAYIPILRNDAHCFTAVSGMRAGTRDQVGDFYALTWRDSEGAWHRILDPLAMSLPFGAMAPAELYDVDAMLEARADKAYFAQFQGGVHKFGPPTNILQIHVPTATAGGTLASLTRHYARLAERVAAGMELEPADKLFLGYDAVQLLPVEPTTVYETGPDFWQESDGTDSSVSVSLLRPDTTNWGYDVVIAGMATVNPVLLETGRPDELVDLAAVLHNFPSKPKMLCFDVVFGHSDNQGLRALCSHYFAGPNMYGQNLDYQNPAVRAILLEMQRRKVNFGAEAVRVDGAQDFKWWDAGAQELKHDDEYLQSMADIEQEVAGTTYRPWFIFEDGRPWPAEDWEISSTYRSVIENQRDEDVFQWGPLTFAHNTPFLYTFWLSKFWRIREMLEVGANWISGTSNHDTLRRGTQVSLKMNTNTRLGQTRMEILDKAYDNPVVHALTYVALPGVPMDFLNAMARASWGFIRNQDDQYGVKVVAEEAISLRWQVDEYSYSVPANFKRLKALGYETRADLARFFEFLPALVEVTEYDLDEIARLLGKAEPPLAGPDYTVASVKAVARAWMDDMHEYCNVSHSLPHLDAAQLDFALDIRNFRRARPWLRDNYGPKDHFDYLKPIDGRTVFTSLRHGPDGEQVFTILHMEGGETSVIEPLTQSIPGIEGTGWTLALRTPGIGPEYQSGPIVLKDSMGLVYTRKR from the coding sequence ATGACCGACCTTAAGGACCGGATCTCCTACGACCCTGACGCAGCAAATGCGCTGCGCGACCGGTGTCGGACGTTTCTCAACACCGCCTCTACCCGGTTCGGGGGCGAGCAGCAGGTCGCGCGGCACTTGGGCGGGCAGGTGGCCCGCAACGTGGCGACGTTCGGCTTCTGGACGCCGGAGCTGCTCGACCACCGCGTGCCGGATGGCGACATTTTCCTCGAGGTGCTCGCGCCCGTAGGCGAAGTCGATCTCACCCGCGCCCAGCAGAACATCCAGTTCCAGCGGGCCTACATTCCCATTCTACGCAACGACGCGCATTGCTTCACGGCGGTGAGCGGGATGCGCGCCGGAACCCGCGATCAGGTTGGCGATTTCTACGCGCTGACCTGGCGTGACAGCGAGGGGGCGTGGCACCGCATTCTGGATCCGCTCGCCATGTCGCTGCCTTTCGGGGCGATGGCCCCGGCGGAGCTTTATGACGTGGATGCCATGTTGGAGGCGCGCGCGGACAAGGCCTATTTCGCGCAGTTCCAAGGCGGCGTGCACAAGTTCGGGCCGCCAACAAACATCTTGCAAATCCACGTGCCCACCGCCACGGCGGGCGGCACGCTCGCAAGTCTGACACGCCACTACGCGCGGCTCGCGGAGCGTGTCGCCGCAGGGATGGAGCTGGAGCCCGCCGACAAGCTCTTTCTGGGCTATGACGCGGTGCAGCTACTGCCGGTAGAGCCCACAACCGTCTACGAGACCGGACCGGATTTCTGGCAGGAAAGTGATGGCACGGACAGCAGCGTCAGCGTCTCGCTGCTGCGCCCGGATACGACGAACTGGGGCTATGATGTGGTAATCGCTGGCATGGCAACGGTGAACCCTGTGCTTCTTGAGACAGGTCGCCCGGACGAGTTGGTCGACCTCGCCGCGGTGCTGCACAATTTCCCCTCGAAGCCCAAGATGCTTTGCTTTGATGTGGTTTTCGGCCATTCCGACAATCAGGGCCTGCGCGCGCTCTGCTCGCACTATTTTGCCGGGCCGAACATGTACGGGCAAAACCTTGACTACCAGAACCCCGCCGTGCGGGCGATCCTCTTGGAGATGCAGCGGCGCAAGGTGAATTTCGGGGCCGAGGCGGTGCGCGTAGACGGTGCGCAGGACTTTAAATGGTGGGATGCGGGTGCGCAGGAGCTCAAGCATGACGACGAGTACCTGCAATCCATGGCCGATATCGAGCAGGAGGTAGCAGGCACTACCTATCGCCCGTGGTTCATTTTCGAGGATGGCCGCCCTTGGCCTGCGGAGGATTGGGAGATCAGCTCCACCTATCGCTCGGTGATCGAGAACCAGCGCGACGAGGATGTCTTTCAATGGGGCCCGCTGACCTTCGCTCATAATACGCCGTTCCTGTATACGTTTTGGCTATCAAAATTTTGGCGCATCCGCGAGATGCTGGAAGTCGGCGCGAACTGGATTTCGGGCACCTCGAACCACGACACGCTCCGGCGCGGCACGCAGGTCAGCCTGAAGATGAACACCAACACCCGTTTGGGGCAGACCCGGATGGAGATCCTCGACAAGGCTTATGATAACCCCGTGGTGCACGCGCTGACCTACGTGGCGCTGCCCGGGGTGCCGATGGATTTCCTCAACGCCATGGCGCGGGCAAGCTGGGGCTTCATCCGCAATCAGGACGACCAGTACGGCGTTAAGGTGGTGGCGGAAGAGGCGATCAGCCTGCGCTGGCAGGTCGACGAATACAGCTACTCGGTGCCCGCGAATTTCAAACGGCTCAAGGCGCTGGGCTACGAGACGCGCGCCGATCTCGCGCGGTTCTTCGAGTTCCTGCCCGCGCTGGTGGAGGTCACGGAATACGACCTCGACGAGATCGCCCGGCTTCTGGGCAAGGCGGAGCCGCCCCTGGCGGGTCCGGACTACACCGTGGCTTCGGTCAAGGCCGTGGCACGGGCGTGGATGGACGACATGCATGAGTATTGCAACGTCTCCCATTCCTTGCCGCATCTGGACGCGGCGCAGTTGGACTTCGCGCTCGACATACGCAACTTCCGCCGCGCGCGGCCGTGGCTGCGGGACAATTACGGGCCGAAGGATCATTTCGATTACCTCAAGCCTATTGACGGGCGGACGGTCTTTACCTCCCTGCGGCACGGGCCTGACGGGGAGCAGGTCTTCACGATCCTGCACATGGAAGGCGGCGAGACCAGCGTGATCGAGCCTTTGACCCAGTCGATCCCCGGGATCGAGGGCACAGGCTGGACGCTGGCACTGCGCACGCCAGGGATTGGGCCGGAGTATCAGAGCGGGCCGATTGTTCTGAAAGACTCGATGGGACTGGTTTACACCCGCAAGCGGTGA
- a CDS encoding alpha-D-glucose phosphate-specific phosphoglucomutase, producing MQIHTVKTTPIEGQKPGTSGLRKKTAVFMGPHYLENFIQSVITGTGGAQGKTYVLGGDGRYFNDRAAQVILRMLAAQGAMKVIVGQNALLSTPAASHLIRKRGADGGFIMSASHNPGGPNEDFGVKFNGPNGGPAPEGMTAKMYEETTRITEYKILDAQDVDFSGVGTQKLGELEVEVVDPVADYAAMMEDLFDFDKIRALLAGGFTMRFDAMHAVTGPYAKAIFEGALGAPEGSVINAVPSPDFGGGHPDPNPIWAKPLMDEMFGPDAPDFGAASDGDGDRNMIVGRGAYVTPSDSLAVLAANATLAPAYKGGLAGVARSMPTSGATDRVAEALGIECHETPTGWKFFGNLLDAGRATLCGEESAGTGSDHVREKDGVWAVLFWLNILAETGQSVGALLEAHWRKFGRNYYSRHDYEAVDSAAANTLVEELRAKLDDLPGQSFAGLTVEGADEFAYTDPTDGSVSEGQGIRIMLEGGRRIVLRLSGTGTDGATLRVYLERLETRPDHLDHDPQEALADVIAAADAIAGITRHTGRDAPDVRT from the coding sequence ATGCAGATCCACACGGTCAAGACCACGCCCATCGAGGGGCAGAAACCCGGGACCTCTGGCCTGCGCAAAAAGACCGCGGTCTTCATGGGTCCGCACTATCTCGAGAATTTCATTCAGAGTGTGATCACCGGGACGGGCGGTGCACAGGGCAAAACCTACGTGCTCGGCGGCGATGGGCGTTACTTCAATGACCGCGCGGCGCAGGTAATTTTGCGGATGCTCGCGGCGCAAGGTGCAATGAAGGTGATCGTGGGTCAGAACGCTTTGCTGTCGACGCCCGCGGCCTCGCACCTCATCCGAAAACGGGGTGCGGATGGCGGCTTTATCATGTCCGCCAGTCATAACCCCGGCGGCCCGAATGAAGACTTCGGCGTGAAGTTCAACGGACCCAACGGCGGCCCCGCGCCGGAGGGAATGACGGCAAAAATGTACGAAGAGACGACGCGGATCACCGAATACAAGATCCTCGACGCGCAGGACGTGGATTTTTCCGGCGTCGGCACCCAGAAGTTGGGCGAGTTGGAGGTCGAGGTTGTCGATCCGGTGGCGGATTACGCCGCGATGATGGAGGACCTGTTCGATTTCGATAAGATCCGCGCCCTTTTGGCGGGCGGATTCACCATGCGTTTTGACGCGATGCATGCAGTGACCGGGCCCTATGCCAAGGCGATCTTCGAAGGCGCGCTGGGCGCGCCCGAAGGGTCGGTGATCAATGCAGTGCCCTCCCCCGATTTTGGCGGCGGCCACCCGGATCCGAACCCGATCTGGGCCAAGCCGCTGATGGACGAAATGTTCGGCCCCGATGCGCCGGATTTCGGCGCGGCGTCAGATGGTGACGGCGACCGCAACATGATCGTGGGGCGTGGTGCCTATGTGACGCCATCAGACAGTCTTGCGGTGTTGGCGGCGAATGCCACGCTCGCCCCGGCCTACAAGGGCGGTCTGGCGGGTGTCGCGCGGTCCATGCCGACCTCTGGTGCTACGGACCGGGTGGCAGAGGCGCTGGGCATCGAATGCCACGAGACGCCGACCGGCTGGAAATTCTTCGGCAACCTGCTCGATGCGGGCCGGGCCACGCTTTGTGGCGAAGAGAGCGCCGGTACCGGGTCGGACCATGTGCGCGAGAAGGATGGGGTCTGGGCCGTGCTGTTCTGGCTCAACATCCTGGCCGAGACCGGCCAATCGGTCGGCGCGCTGCTCGAGGCACATTGGCGAAAGTTCGGCCGCAACTACTATTCCCGCCATGACTACGAGGCCGTCGACAGCGCTGCGGCAAACACGCTCGTGGAAGAGTTACGGGCGAAGCTTGATGATTTGCCCGGCCAAAGCTTTGCGGGCCTGACTGTCGAGGGCGCGGATGAGTTCGCCTACACGGACCCCACCGATGGCTCTGTGAGCGAGGGCCAAGGCATCCGGATCATGCTCGAAGGCGGGCGACGGATTGTCCTGCGGCTCTCCGGCACGGGCACAGACGGTGCGACCCTGCGCGTCTATCTCGAGCGGCTGGAGACCCGCCCCGACCATCTCGACCATGACCCGCAGGAGGCGCTGGCCGATGTCATCGCTGCCGCAGATGCCATCGCGGGGATCACCCGGCACACGGGACGCGATGCGCCGGATGTGCGCACTTAG